A stretch of DNA from Chloroflexota bacterium:
ACAAATCTAGATTCCACGACCCTCCCCTCCTCCACCGCACAGCTGACGAATGCAGGTCATTTTTTGCTGTGCCTGGCGCATATATACAGCATGGTTGGGATCCGGCTCAATCACTTCAGTAACGAGGAAATGGGCCTGGGGCAGCAACCGATCCACGACCAAGTCCAGGTTGATCTCACCCTGATCGTAAGGCATGCCCTCTCCCAGCAGGCCAGTGGCGTTAGATATATGTACCTCATAGATACGCTCTCCTAGCGCCGTTACATACTCCTCGAGTGTGCCGACCTGGGATACACCCTGGTAATAGTGCAGAACAGGGACTAGGTCCTGCTCCACCTCCCCCACGTCGGTGCGGAGTGCATTGCAATAGAGTTGAGCGTGTGAGACATCCAACGTTACCTTAAGCCCCTCGAGCTTGTCGGCGAAGAAAAGAAGGTCATCCGGCTTGACGCCGAGTCCTGAATAGACGAATCTATTCTCTCTCATGCGGGCTATAGGAGGGATATTCTCAATAGTCGGCACCAGCCCATGCTGGAGGCACAATTCGACATAGTACGTCAGGAGCGGCAATGCCCTCGCTCGCCTCTCTTCAGGGGAACCATGCTTAAAATGAACAGGGTTGGTGGTAGGCGCGATGACGTGAATGACTGCGGCCTTAGCCTTGATGCTGAGTCCGATGGACACCAGGCGCCGAATGACCTCCCGATTAGATTCACTGTTGTTGGTGACATCAAAGAAAGAACCATCCAAGGAGCGCAGGGGACCCTCCACAAGATAATCGAATCCGGGAGGGGTTATGCAGCCACCCAATCTGGCCGTCAACTCCTCGTGCCAACCCGACCCGGAGACATCTTTCACATCGAGGTAGAGTTCCAAACCCTCGGCCCAGGGTTCCTGCAATCTATCCTGTAGCTGTCTTTTGATCGGTCGTGCTTTCAAGGCAATCTTGGCCAATTTGTTTGAGCCAACTTGCATATAACTCCAGTCCCGAACGAAGCGGCACTAAGGGTTTGTAACCAAGCTCCTTTTGGGCACGGGTGATGTCCGCCACATAACCACAGGCTGGGCGATCACCAAGCACAAGCCTCAGCGCCGATTTCATCCCTGTAACTTCTCTAATCAATAGGGCCAACTCCTCAATGGAGGTAGCAACACCCGTGGCAATATTATAAACCTGTCCGGCACAAGCGGGGTTTTGTAAAATCAGGGCTATAGCCCTGGTGACGTCAGCCACATAGGTGAAATCTCTCAGCTGCCGTCCCTCCACAACCATCTCCAGACCGGCCAAGGCCCTTTGGAGGAGAATGGAAGCTACCCCACTGGAATCACCGCTGATCAATTGTCCCGGTCCATATACAGAGAAGAAACGCAGGATCACCGTAGGCATGCCGTACAGAGTGTTATACATTTTAACCCAGTGTTCAGCTACCAACTTAGAATATCCATATGGATCTCCCGGTTCTTTAGGAGCATCCTCAGCCAAGGGGAAAGGCTGAGGCTGATATATCCTCTGACTGGAGGCAAAAAGGAAAAGAGGCTTAGTCTCCCGGGCCCCTTCAAGGATATTCAGCGTGCCCAAGGCATTGATCCAGTTGTATAAGAAGGGCTGCTTGTAAGAGAGGGAAACCTCCGACAGTCCAGCCAGGTGAATGATAGCCTCACCCCTGGCTGCGATGCTTCTCGCCTCCAAACTATCAATGGCACACTGATGATGTTCGCTCACCAAAGAGGATACCCGCGTCTTACTGGAGAGGGTGATCACCTGATGACCATCCTCCACCAACTCTCGCACGAGGTGCTGGCCGATGAACCCCGTACCCCCGGTAACAACAATCCTCACCCTTGGTCCACCTTCCCTTCTCTCTGGAGAAAATGGTCGATCACCTCGCCAAGCCCATCCTCCAGGTTACGCTCGGGCCGAAAACCGATAGCCGGGAGCGAGGATAGCACCTGAACCGTCCTTGGATCATCCATCGTTTGATCCATATATCTGATGCTAACCACGAGCCCACGCTGGGCACCTAGCCCGGAGACGATCCGGGCTACGGCCCCGATGGTAGTCGTCTCGCTGACCACATTGAGTGGCGTGTAACCACGAAATTGCCCGTTGGTGAGCACCAGTTGCATGGCCCGTGAGGCATCGGCTACATGAATGAAGCCGTGAACCCGGCCATTTTGCACGACCAGCTCCTCCCCCCATACAGCCTGGAGACAGAACTTATTAGGTACGGTCATAAAGCGATAATCGTGTTTCATCAGCGGACCGAGCCCATAAACTATACCAAAACGCAAGGAGAAGCAGTCCAATGCATATCGAGAGGCATACATCTCGATCAGCTTTTCCACATAACACTTCGATAGATGGGCCAGGTCTTGGAAACATCCATAAGGTGTATCTTCACGAACGGTGTCAGTTAAATGGTCACCGTACACCTTCAACGAGCTGGCGAATACCAGGGACTTAATCCCATAGTGGAGCATCGCCTCTAAGAGCAGACGTGGGGCCAGTAAGTTGGTATTTTCTGTGTATCTAACACTGGCTGCCGACGGATGGGCGCTGGATTGGGCTGCCAGGGCGAAGACGGCCCCAATCTTTGGACCAAAGGTGAAAGCCCGCTCCAAGGTTCTCCGATTGGCCACACTTCCCCTGATGAGATGAAACCCTGGTCGTTGCTGCAAGCGCTGTACAGCTTTAGAGTCAGCGGAAAAGAAATTCTCGACGGCCACCACCTCCTGGCCATCCGCCAGGAGGTCTTCGACCAGCTTAGCCCCCATATAACCAACACCCGTCACTAAAACGGCCATAATCTCCCCTAGCGCTTACATTAATATTGCCCCCTGCGCGCCACAGCGCCTGCATCATATCAGCTTGTCCCTTGCAGGGCAACCTTGACCGAGAACGGTGGGTAGCGTATGGAAAAAAGTTGATTCGTACGGAGGGCGAAGTGTGAGCGCTATCGGTTGAAGGAGGAGATAGTCTACAGAGGGATACAAGAGGCTGAAAATTTCAAGGGAAGCGTTCTATACTTAAGTAATAGGACAAGGGACTACGGCCATACCCTCTTTTCAGATAGGCTGCAAATATAACCAACTTTTGGACGCTACCCGAACCTGCTTTGAATCTGCTAGCGCTCATAGGGTGGCAAGTCAGCCACCCCTGGGTACGGTCCCTGCCTGCCCTCGCTCACAGCGACCACTGACTAAACTGGAACAGACCGGAGGTCTCTTTCTATAGTCGTGAGGCACGTGTAGCCGTCCGCAGTAATGAGGGCCGTATCTTCTACCTGTAGTCCCCCGAAGCCCAGCTCATAATAAGGAGTCTCGATGTTGACCACCATGCCCTCTTCAAGTACGGTAGCATCATTTGGTGCTACCAATAAGGTCTCATACAGATCCAGCCCTATCCCGTGCCCACAGTGATTGCGTTTATAGTGGGGGATGCCTGCCTGGCGTACAGCCTTAACGGCCACCTCGAATATGTGCTTAACGGGAACGCCAGGGGCTAGCTCACGCAGCGCCCTTTGTTCACCCTCCAGAATAGCCATATAATAACTTCTTTGCTTCTCGGCTGGTTCACCCAGGATAGCCGTCCTGGCTATATCCGAACAATAATGTTCATACCTGCAACCTACATCGAAGCGCAAAATATCCCCCTTTTCTAACTTCCTATCGCTCGGATGACTCGCAGGATAGGCACTATTCTGTCCCCCGGCTATAACAGTGAATAATGGTCGAGCCCCACCCGCCACTACAGCTTTCTCTAACTCTCTAGCCAGTTGCGCCTCTGTCACACCCACACGGGCAGCAGCCAGGGAGTGCGCTACAGCTGCCTCTATCACGCCAATAGATCTTCTGATCCTCTTTATTTCCTCATCAGTTTTTACCTGCCGAATGCGTTTCAGTAAGGCATAAGCAGGCTTCAGTTCGACTTTATCCAGAGAGTTCCTGAGTCGGTTCAGATGATCATCAGTCAAGTTTCGCTCATCGATACCAATCGTTCCCCTCACTAACCCCCTCTCGTTTAGAACCTTAACTAGGGTGTCTATAGGATCCGGCTGGCAAGGATCTTCTATTATCTTTCTTATCCTTTCGCTCCATCCCTCTAGCTTTGTGCCCGTTGTTACTATGTGAAACGTCCCATAGGGAATCAGCTCATAGCCTTCCGCAAGAGCGTCGATGGCCAGTCCGACATTGCCTAAGGGCATAATTAAAACAGGCGCTATAGCCTCGTCCTTGAATAACACCACGTATACCTGAACATCATGCCTTAGCGACCAATGGGTGGGGCTCCAGGATTGACTGGTGTAATATACATTCTCCGGAGTGGTGGCGATCAGCGCCTCAAGGTGCTGTTCTTCCATGATTTCATAAGTACGCCTTTTATTAAGCAACAACTCGATAGCTCCTAAAGATGTGTTTGCGATCGAAACCGTAGTTCAGCCATAAGCGGTTCTAAGCTATCTAATGTCTCCAAGATGGCTATGAGATCTAAGATCTTCTTCCTCTTTTCTACACTTAAAATCTCCGAGGTACAGGCTGTGAATTTACCCAAGAGCTCTTCCATAGACATAGCCCTTTCCGGTTCCCCTTTAGCGTGATCCTGCTTATAGGTATAGCTCGCCCCATCTTTGGTGACTATGGTGACCATCGCCGGGCGTTTTTGGGGAACCAAAGCATCCAGAGCAGGGTTCTTCTTAAGTGCCACTATCTGGGCGAGTGCCCGTGTTGCCGGATCCCAAAGATTTTCCAGGGATCGCTCAGCCAGGGTGAATCGACCGTATCTTATAGCTGTGGCTACACAGAACTGCAGACTGCTATCTGCCCCAGCGATAGTCGTTGGCTCCGGCAGGTTACACTCGTCGAGGGCTAGTGAATAGGTATCAACGACGACCCTTTCCACCTGCCTGAAATCTATCCCATATCGCTTCACTAATTCAATGGCCGCCTCGATGGCCGCATGGGTATGGCGGCAACTAGGATAGGGTTTAAAATAGACCTCTTCGATACGGAATCTTTGACCCAACTGCAGCGTCGCCTTCTCTGTATCCTGTCCATCTGACATCGCCCGGAAAAAGCCTTTCTCTCCTTCTATTATGCTCACCGGTCCAGTGAAACCCCTCTTTCCCAGCAGTGCCGCTAATACCCCATTCCTGGCTGCATTACCCGCGATCAGATAGGTACTCATACTTCCTGTTACTGCGTATTCCATCAATCCCCCGGCGATGGAGCCAGCCAGGCCTAAGGCGTCCAATGTTTGCTCCCTTGATAGACCGAATGCCTTGCTCGCAGCGAGGGCCGCGGCCACGGTGCCAACAGTTCCGGTAGTGTGAAAACCTCTTTTGATATGAGAAGGATTTATCGCCTCGCCGATGCGGATAAACGCCTCATAGCCCACCACCAAGGAGACCAATAACCCTTTTCCATCGATTTCTGCCGTCTCTCCGGCCGCAAGAATGGCTGGAATTACCACCGTCCCTGGATGTCCCTGGGCTACTCGGCTACCATCGTCAAACTGAAGGCTGTGGCCTAACACGCCATTAGCTAGAGCGGCATTCAAGCAGCTGTTCCGGCCTTGAGCCCCGATGACACTGGCACTACCAGAACAGTCCTCCTCTGCTACTAGAGACAGGATATGTTGCCCCGCCTCTGTCCCGGTTCCACCTATAGCACAGCCGAGAAGGTCAAGCAGGCACTCTTTGGCCTTCCGGACAACGCTGAGGGGAAGATCAGCAAAGTTCAAGTTCAGGGCAAAATCAGTCAGCTTCTCTGTGATGGTCTTCGACAACCTAGCTCCTCACCTCGCCATAAGATGGCAACAAATCCATAAGCTCTGAGATATTCCTCATATCCTCGAGAGCAAGAATGGCCGAAATGACCTCCGTAGCACGCCTCTGGCTGAGTATCTCAGAGGTTAGATCCTTGAATTTACCTAGGAGCTCCTCCTCCGTGACCGGATTTCGCGGATCACCCTTAGGAAGATCCACTCGGCTGATGACCCCTCGTCCGTCAATCAACCTGATCCGAACTATAGTAGCCGTTTTATCCGGATAGATATTAGTTAGTTCTTCGTTTTCGCTAACCCTGACTTTTGCCGCCAAGGAGTGCACTGCTGAATCTCTTATCCGCGAGCTCGAAAACTGGCCAGGGGTGACGGCCCTATCTATGATGGCCACCGACGTTACATAGGGGATACTAAACTGGCAGGCTACAGGGGTGCTAGAGGTAGTCGTGCGCCTATCCCCCAGCAATTTGGCGGCCAGGCTATAGGTCTCGACTATTACCTCTTTGATCTCCTCGACTGCTATCTTGGTACTTGCCACAGCTTGCAAGGTTGCCTCAGCTGCCCCGTGAGCATGCCGGCAGGCTGGATAGACCTTAAAGTAGACGTCCTTTACAGTGTATCTCTCTCCTAAGCCCTCCACCAGACGATCAAACTTGGGGTTGTCGCTGGTGAGATTAGGGAAGCCGTGGTCTCTCCCGGGGGGGCCCTCTAGTGGACAAGCAGTAAAACCCCGCTCAGCTAACATAGCCGACTCAATACCCATTCGCGCCGCCTGTCCGGAATGGGCCGGTTTGATGGTATATCCTCCCCACAGATTTTCGGCCGTGGAGATCGGCAGGAGAAAGGCAGCGATACCCAAGGCGTTAAGCATCAACTCTCGATCGAAATTCAGAAGCTTACCTACGGCCAGAGCCGAGCCACATGTTCCTGCTGTACCAGTGGGCAGAAAACCTTTGGCCAAATGAGTGGGGTGCATAACCGCGGCAATTCGGTTGGTCGCCTCGTAGCCCACTACTATCGAAGTCAATAAATCTCTTCCATTGACATTCCTCTGTTCAGCCACAGCTAGCGCAGCTGGTATGACGACACAGGGATGGTCATTGCCATATCTCCAACCATCCTGAAGCTCCAGTATCTCCGACAGACTAGCATTGGCAAAGGCAGCACTCCGTGAGGAGGTCTTAAAACCAAAACCGAGAATGGTGGATTCCGGTCGGTCCCCCATCTCGTTCACGAACTCAGCTATTCTTTGGCCATCAACTGTGTTCGAGGCGGCGAGGATCGTTCCCAGATTATCAAGGATACAAAGCTTTGTCTTTCGCAAAACATCAGCGGGGATATCTCCGTATCGCAGATCGGCACAGAACTCGACCAACTTCAAGGTATATTCCATCGTAGCGCTGCCCTCACATCTACCTGACCAACAAACTCCGATCAGCCTTCGTTAGCACTTCACATCCATCTTTTGTAACTAAAACAGTCTCGCTGAAACCGATGCCTCCCACACTGGGAACAAGGAGAACCAGGGGCAAGTGGAACACCATGCCTGCCTGCAACATTCTAGGATCCCCAGGCTTGAGATCCATAATATGCCCTTCAGTCCAGCCCGGTGGATAGGCAATTCCAATAGAGTAGCCAGTCCGATGACGGAAACACTCCGCGAGGCCGGCCGCGGAGACGACTTCTCTAGCCGCCTGGTCTACCTCCCCAGCCATGATCCCTGGCCGCATCGTCCTAATAGCGCCATTCACAGCGTTAATGGCTGCCTGAGCAGCCTTATCAATTATTTCTGAGGGCTGACCGACCACTACTGTTCTCATCAGCGCCGCATGGTAGCGTTGCACACATCCGGCCAACTCAAAGTAGACGACATCCCCCTTTTGAATCCGTCCACCAGACCAGGTGGCATGGGCAAAGCCAGATCTGGTCCCAGCAGCAACGAAGAATGGATTAGCGATATATTCGCTCCCATTGCCAATTGAGGCACGATAGGCTTCGATAGCTAAATCGTTCTCGGTTGTCCCCTCACGCACAGCTTGTATTGCTGCTGCCATGCTGATACTGGCGATCTCAGCAGCCTTCCTGATATATTCAATCTCCCTCTCCGATTTCACTAACCTGCTACCCTCAATGAGCCCAGAGCAGTCTTTTATTTTTGCCTCAGGTAGGGCAGCCAGCAGCCTCTCAAAGTGCCTGATAGTTACAAACTGACAGTCCTTCTCTACCCCGATACGTTTGTCCTGCAACTTCGCTTTTGCCAAAGTCGTCTTTAAAACTTGGATAGGGTCTTCGTTATCATGATAACTTACATAGCCATCAAGCCAGGAGTAAGCCTCAACATTAGGTGCTTCGAAATGACGTACAACCATCATCGGTTCGCCATCCTGGGGAAGGAGCAAGGCCTGGTAAGTCCAGTAACCGGTAGTCGTGTATCCAGTTAAGTAATAAATGTTCTCCTGAGTATTCACGATCATAACGTCAAGCTCTTCTTCAACTAATCGTTGTCTTACCCTCGCCAGTCTAGCCCTATATTCGTCCATAGAAAATGGCAAGTCATTGCGCTCCCTCACCCTAGCACCTCCGAATCAGCTTACTGTGTGGCACCCCTTCGGCCTATGGTATAACCCTCCCCTCGATCAGGTCTTTTTCTAACAACCCGGGGGGTCGCTGCTCAGGAGCACCGTATCCTCCCCCACCTGGAGTTCTGAGGCTAATGAGATTTCCTTTCTTGATGAATGTGGTAGTTTTAGATTGTAGAATCCGTTGTTCTTTCGTGTTCGGGTTCAGCACAAATAGGCCCGGCCTCCCCTCCCCCCCACCCAACATCCCCTTAGGACCAAACTTCACTTTGTCCGACCTTATCATTAAAGTGGCTTCGTCACCCAGGAACCTGATGTCCCTTCGTATTCCCTGTCCACCCCTATACTTCCCCACTCCTCCAGAATTCGGTTCCAACTCGTAGCTTTCGAGAAGCAGGGGATACTCTATCTCGATGGCCTCTATCGGGGCGTTCATACAGTTGGAAAGGTGAACATCCACACCACCGATGCCATCCTTATTTGATCGAGCCCCATAACCACCGGCCACCACCTCGAAGAACACGTAATGCTTGTTCTCGGTTATACCCCTGCCTCCAATGCTGATAACGGTATTCCCATGGCTGCCAGCAACCACCTTATCCGGGATAGCTGGGGCCAGCGCCTGGAATATCACATCCACGATCCTATAGCATGGCTGCATGCGCCCCCCACAGGCCGCTGGGGAAATAGGATTAACCACTGTTCCTGACGGCGCAAGGACATGAATAGGACGAAGGCAACCGTGATTCTGGGGTATCTCTGGATCAGTAAGACATCTTATGGCGTAATATACAGCTGACCTTGTAGCTGTAAGAGGCGAATTGACAGCCCCCCTTACTTGCTCATCCGTACCTGTGAAATCCACCCAGATCTCCGTTCCATCCA
This window harbors:
- a CDS encoding TIM barrel protein; amino-acid sequence: MQVGSNKLAKIALKARPIKRQLQDRLQEPWAEGLELYLDVKDVSGSGWHEELTARLGGCITPPGFDYLVEGPLRSLDGSFFDVTNNSESNREVIRRLVSIGLSIKAKAAVIHVIAPTTNPVHFKHGSPEERRARALPLLTYYVELCLQHGLVPTIENIPPIARMRENRFVYSGLGVKPDDLLFFADKLEGLKVTLDVSHAQLYCNALRTDVGEVEQDLVPVLHYYQGVSQVGTLEEYVTALGERIYEVHISNATGLLGEGMPYDQGEINLDLVVDRLLPQAHFLVTEVIEPDPNHAVYMRQAQQKMTCIRQLCGGGGEGRGI
- a CDS encoding NAD-dependent epimerase/dehydratase family protein: MRIVVTGGTGFIGQHLVRELVEDGHQVITLSSKTRVSSLVSEHHQCAIDSLEARSIAARGEAIIHLAGLSEVSLSYKQPFLYNWINALGTLNILEGARETKPLFLFASSQRIYQPQPFPLAEDAPKEPGDPYGYSKLVAEHWVKMYNTLYGMPTVILRFFSVYGPGQLISGDSSGVASILLQRALAGLEMVVEGRQLRDFTYVADVTRAIALILQNPACAGQVYNIATGVATSIEELALLIREVTGMKSALRLVLGDRPACGYVADITRAQKELGYKPLVPLRSGLELYASWLKQIGQDCLESTTDQKTATG
- a CDS encoding NAD-dependent epimerase/dehydratase family protein yields the protein MAVLVTGVGYMGAKLVEDLLADGQEVVAVENFFSADSKAVQRLQQRPGFHLIRGSVANRRTLERAFTFGPKIGAVFALAAQSSAHPSAASVRYTENTNLLAPRLLLEAMLHYGIKSLVFASSLKVYGDHLTDTVREDTPYGCFQDLAHLSKCYVEKLIEMYASRYALDCFSLRFGIVYGLGPLMKHDYRFMTVPNKFCLQAVWGEELVVQNGRVHGFIHVADASRAMQLVLTNGQFRGYTPLNVVSETTTIGAVARIVSGLGAQRGLVVSIRYMDQTMDDPRTVQVLSSLPAIGFRPERNLEDGLGEVIDHFLQREGKVDQG
- a CDS encoding Xaa-Pro peptidase family protein, whose translation is MLLNKRRTYEIMEEQHLEALIATTPENVYYTSQSWSPTHWSLRHDVQVYVVLFKDEAIAPVLIMPLGNVGLAIDALAEGYELIPYGTFHIVTTGTKLEGWSERIRKIIEDPCQPDPIDTLVKVLNERGLVRGTIGIDERNLTDDHLNRLRNSLDKVELKPAYALLKRIRQVKTDEEIKRIRRSIGVIEAAVAHSLAAARVGVTEAQLARELEKAVVAGGARPLFTVIAGGQNSAYPASHPSDRKLEKGDILRFDVGCRYEHYCSDIARTAILGEPAEKQRSYYMAILEGEQRALRELAPGVPVKHIFEVAVKAVRQAGIPHYKRNHCGHGIGLDLYETLLVAPNDATVLEEGMVVNIETPYYELGFGGLQVEDTALITADGYTCLTTIERDLRSVPV
- a CDS encoding MmgE/PrpD family protein, which translates into the protein MSKTITEKLTDFALNLNFADLPLSVVRKAKECLLDLLGCAIGGTGTEAGQHILSLVAEEDCSGSASVIGAQGRNSCLNAALANGVLGHSLQFDDGSRVAQGHPGTVVIPAILAAGETAEIDGKGLLVSLVVGYEAFIRIGEAINPSHIKRGFHTTGTVGTVAAALAASKAFGLSREQTLDALGLAGSIAGGLMEYAVTGSMSTYLIAGNAARNGVLAALLGKRGFTGPVSIIEGEKGFFRAMSDGQDTEKATLQLGQRFRIEEVYFKPYPSCRHTHAAIEAAIELVKRYGIDFRQVERVVVDTYSLALDECNLPEPTTIAGADSSLQFCVATAIRYGRFTLAERSLENLWDPATRALAQIVALKKNPALDALVPQKRPAMVTIVTKDGASYTYKQDHAKGEPERAMSMEELLGKFTACTSEILSVEKRKKILDLIAILETLDSLEPLMAELRFRSQTHL
- a CDS encoding MmgE/PrpD family protein produces the protein MEYTLKLVEFCADLRYGDIPADVLRKTKLCILDNLGTILAASNTVDGQRIAEFVNEMGDRPESTILGFGFKTSSRSAAFANASLSEILELQDGWRYGNDHPCVVIPAALAVAEQRNVNGRDLLTSIVVGYEATNRIAAVMHPTHLAKGFLPTGTAGTCGSALAVGKLLNFDRELMLNALGIAAFLLPISTAENLWGGYTIKPAHSGQAARMGIESAMLAERGFTACPLEGPPGRDHGFPNLTSDNPKFDRLVEGLGERYTVKDVYFKVYPACRHAHGAAEATLQAVASTKIAVEEIKEVIVETYSLAAKLLGDRRTTTSSTPVACQFSIPYVTSVAIIDRAVTPGQFSSSRIRDSAVHSLAAKVRVSENEELTNIYPDKTATIVRIRLIDGRGVISRVDLPKGDPRNPVTEEELLGKFKDLTSEILSQRRATEVISAILALEDMRNISELMDLLPSYGEVRS
- a CDS encoding Xaa-Pro peptidase family protein, with translation MRERNDLPFSMDEYRARLARVRQRLVEEELDVMIVNTQENIYYLTGYTTTGYWTYQALLLPQDGEPMMVVRHFEAPNVEAYSWLDGYVSYHDNEDPIQVLKTTLAKAKLQDKRIGVEKDCQFVTIRHFERLLAALPEAKIKDCSGLIEGSRLVKSEREIEYIRKAAEIASISMAAAIQAVREGTTENDLAIEAYRASIGNGSEYIANPFFVAAGTRSGFAHATWSGGRIQKGDVVYFELAGCVQRYHAALMRTVVVGQPSEIIDKAAQAAINAVNGAIRTMRPGIMAGEVDQAAREVVSAAGLAECFRHRTGYSIGIAYPPGWTEGHIMDLKPGDPRMLQAGMVFHLPLVLLVPSVGGIGFSETVLVTKDGCEVLTKADRSLLVR
- a CDS encoding hydantoinase B/oxoprolinase family protein produces the protein MDRVDPVTVEVVLNALISAALEMGVGLQRTAYSTIIREEKDCSCAVFGPEGELVAQAEFIPIHLGSMEFGLKEIIAEYSAAFEPGDIYASNHPYRGAQHTPDIMMFSPVFYGDELVGFVGNVAHHIDVGGNVPGSVGGNNTELFQEGLVIPPLKIYAKDEMGDWFRKMIAANVREPDKTLGDLRAQVVANKIGERRFLELLRNYGTAIVRHCIRRIVDYSEQRMRAEISGIPNGRYVAEEYMDGDGQSDAPVRIVATVVVDGTEIWVDFTGTDEQVRGAVNSPLTATRSAVYYAIRCLTDPEIPQNHGCLRPIHVLAPSGTVVNPISPAACGGRMQPCYRIVDVIFQALAPAIPDKVVAGSHGNTVISIGGRGITENKHYVFFEVVAGGYGARSNKDGIGGVDVHLSNCMNAPIEAIEIEYPLLLESYELEPNSGGVGKYRGGQGIRRDIRFLGDEATLMIRSDKVKFGPKGMLGGGEGRPGLFVLNPNTKEQRILQSKTTTFIKKGNLISLRTPGGGGYGAPEQRPPGLLEKDLIEGRVIP